A window of Microcystis aeruginosa FD4 contains these coding sequences:
- a CDS encoding polysaccharide deacetylase family protein translates to MRWQARQKSSFPSLPLYGFLAFIVTCLIIWAISLYPRSNALVGGDSLPAPFREFQPECADYVLENGSFKDISRVFDCKTYKNLSDRVILPLSLQKNDISLDNWPNNSATAIELAPWPEIHPRAQGTKVPILMYHDILPEKEVFFDVTPAELEAHFQFLQEIGATPISIDWLISHLRTGIPLPAKPVLLTFDDGYGGHYQYVYPLLRKYNYPAVFSIYINKMTQKTGRTSVTWQQLQEMAADPLVQIVSHSVSHPRDLRLLSDADLEQEVKQSKQILEKELGIAINYFTYPEGKADDRVKEFVKKAGYRAALSMNDLDEHFAGQSPDLLTIGRFGQSRTREVVPQAWGGDPLPRRDGGFNFATTIQKREVEFSTNTLVLISGGIPKTIHADSRYQVEEIIAGTEAIAAVDGGFFSLKELDSNQMIGPVLSQNGGFIPGYEGEIGKLEGRPLVIITDRWVRYLPFDPARHNTLEGIAAEARNDLKVTDAFVAAAWLVKDGQPQSRESFGTLYGFDALRHRAFWGINQAGQPVIGVSRDPIDSMALGELLVQAGFREAVMLDSGASTSLAYQGQSQVHYTPRPVPHVVALFPPTETYIVPISHVGIPCVIFADSCPAGS, encoded by the coding sequence ATGCGTTGGCAAGCTCGGCAAAAATCTTCGTTTCCTTCCCTTCCCCTATACGGATTTTTGGCATTTATTGTCACTTGTCTGATTATTTGGGCAATTTCTCTCTATCCTCGTTCTAATGCTCTGGTGGGGGGTGATTCTCTCCCCGCACCTTTTAGGGAGTTTCAACCGGAATGCGCGGATTATGTCCTAGAAAATGGTTCTTTTAAGGATATATCGAGAGTTTTTGATTGTAAAACCTATAAAAACCTCTCCGATCGAGTGATTCTACCCCTATCTCTCCAAAAAAACGATATTAGTCTCGATAATTGGCCAAATAACTCGGCAACAGCGATCGAATTGGCTCCCTGGCCAGAAATTCATCCCCGCGCTCAAGGGACAAAAGTGCCGATTTTAATGTATCACGACATTTTACCGGAAAAAGAGGTATTTTTTGATGTTACTCCCGCCGAATTAGAGGCACATTTTCAATTTTTGCAGGAAATCGGGGCAACTCCGATCAGTATCGATTGGTTAATTTCCCATCTGCGGACAGGTATCCCCCTTCCCGCTAAACCGGTTTTATTGACTTTTGATGATGGTTATGGGGGACATTACCAGTATGTCTATCCTTTATTGAGAAAATATAACTATCCTGCCGTTTTCTCGATTTATATCAATAAAATGACTCAAAAAACTGGCAGAACCAGTGTCACTTGGCAACAACTCCAGGAAATGGCCGCCGATCCTCTAGTCCAAATTGTCTCCCATAGTGTTAGTCATCCCCGGGATTTAAGATTATTGTCCGATGCAGATTTGGAGCAGGAAGTCAAGCAATCGAAACAAATCTTAGAAAAAGAATTGGGCATTGCCATTAATTATTTCACCTATCCGGAAGGGAAGGCGGACGATCGAGTGAAGGAATTCGTCAAAAAAGCGGGTTATCGGGCGGCTTTATCGATGAATGACCTAGATGAGCATTTTGCGGGACAATCCCCCGATTTACTCACGATTGGACGCTTTGGGCAATCGCGCACGCGAGAAGTTGTACCGCAAGCTTGGGGTGGTGATCCCTTACCGCGTAGGGATGGCGGTTTTAACTTTGCCACCACCATCCAAAAACGGGAAGTGGAATTTTCAACTAATACACTTGTTCTAATCAGTGGCGGGATTCCCAAAACCATCCACGCTGATAGTCGCTATCAAGTGGAGGAAATTATCGCTGGTACAGAAGCGATCGCAGCCGTGGATGGCGGTTTTTTCTCTCTCAAGGAATTGGACTCAAATCAGATGATCGGGCCGGTTTTAAGCCAAAATGGCGGCTTTATCCCGGGATATGAGGGAGAAATCGGCAAGTTAGAGGGTCGTCCTTTAGTAATCATTACCGATCGATGGGTGCGTTATCTTCCCTTTGATCCTGCCCGTCATAATACCCTAGAAGGAATTGCAGCGGAGGCCAGAAATGATCTCAAGGTTACGGATGCTTTTGTCGCGGCCGCTTGGTTAGTCAAAGATGGACAACCACAATCGCGAGAATCCTTTGGTACACTTTACGGTTTTGATGCCCTGCGTCACCGGGCTTTTTGGGGAATTAATCAGGCAGGACAGCCAGTAATCGGGGTTTCCAGAGACCCGATCGATTCCATGGCTTTGGGAGAATTATTAGTACAGGCAGGTTTTCGGGAGGCAGTGATGTTGGATTCGGGAGCAAGTACCTCCCTCGCTTATCAAGGTCAATCGCAAGTGCATTATACTCCCCGTCCCGTTCCCCACGTTGTCGCTTTATTTCCCCCCACAGAAACCTATATTGTTCCCATTAGTCATGTGGGGATTCCCTGCGTAATTTTCGCCGATTCCTGTCCTGCGGGGAGTTAG
- a CDS encoding DUF4164 family protein, which yields MSNETVTYSLESVLKEIKDSIKEVNQKIDTLQRDVTQKIDTLQQDVNQKFDSLQKEVNQKIDTLQQDVNQKFDSLQRDFNQKFDSLQKDFNQKFDSLQKDFNQKFDKIDERLTKLEVGQAKLTEKVDGMDRRLEKLEGTQKNQVWTLIILLGGAIGTAAWRSFFSGNP from the coding sequence ATGTCTAACGAAACCGTTACTTATAGTCTTGAATCTGTCCTCAAGGAAATTAAAGACAGCATCAAGGAAGTTAACCAAAAAATCGACACCCTACAAAGAGATGTCACCCAAAAAATCGATACCTTGCAACAGGATGTTAACCAGAAATTTGACAGCCTACAGAAGGAAGTTAACCAAAAAATCGATACCTTGCAACAAGATGTTAACCAGAAATTTGATAGCCTACAGAGGGATTTTAACCAGAAATTTGATAGCCTACAGAAGGATTTTAACCAGAAATTTGATAGCCTACAGAAGGATTTTAACCAGAAATTTGATAAAATCGACGAACGGTTAACTAAGCTAGAGGTAGGACAAGCAAAACTAACTGAGAAAGTCGATGGGATGGATAGAAGACTAGAAAAGCTGGAAGGAACCCAAAAAAATCAAGTTTGGACGTTAATTATCCTTTTAGGAGGAGCCATCGGCACGGCAGCGTGGCGCTCTTTCTTTTCTGGTAATCCTTAG
- a CDS encoding Spy/CpxP family protein refolding chaperone: protein MSLSTLSILGTTMALTLAVNLVPSATVLSYPQDRLFIAQTSSPQRPESRPRRVDNSREGLIEQLNLTDEQKSKVAAIRQKYQEKTKKLRETLRSNEQELNSLLSNNASDRDIRSKHQQISRNRQEMSNLQFESFLEIRQVLTPAQRTEFSQLMQERRPNSRNRGRQ, encoded by the coding sequence ATGTCCCTTTCTACTCTCTCGATTCTCGGCACAACCATGGCTTTAACTCTGGCCGTTAACCTAGTCCCAAGTGCCACTGTGCTATCCTATCCCCAAGATCGTCTATTTATTGCTCAAACTAGCTCTCCCCAGCGTCCTGAGAGTCGTCCCCGTCGGGTGGATAATTCTAGAGAAGGACTAATCGAACAATTGAACCTTACCGATGAGCAAAAGTCAAAAGTTGCCGCTATTCGTCAGAAATATCAGGAAAAAACCAAAAAGTTGCGAGAAACCCTGAGAAGCAACGAACAAGAATTAAATAGTTTATTATCGAATAATGCCTCCGATCGAGATATCCGCTCTAAACATCAGCAAATCTCTCGGAATCGCCAAGAAATGAGTAACCTGCAATTTGAGAGTTTTTTGGAAATTCGTCAAGTGTTGACTCCCGCTCAAAGAACGGAATTTTCCCAATTAATGCAGGAACGTCGCCCTAATTCCCGCAACCGCGGACGACAATAA
- the hpsO gene encoding hormogonium polysaccharide biosynthesis glycosyltransferase HpsO has product MRILVASHTYVVDLNCEKLRALTRLNPNIEVTIVVPQRWQPGGVQNKIIESQPKIADNFRVIPISNFSQNNQALLTFGNDIIPLLQKFRPDIIQVEQGSKSLGYAQFITLNRLLNLRAKNVFFTWWNLPYTPKFPISWLEAYNLKNTDGLIAGNQDGVDVLKERGYRGKYTVLPQLGVDEVLFSPSKQPDLARSLGIESDEFVIGFVGRFVEEKGILTLIKAVTKLTGKWKLLLLGRGILKDKIVSEATAAGISDRLMIVESVPHDQVVNYINLMNTLVLPSEITYQVKTLTAVGWKEQFGHVLIEAMACQVPVIGSDSGEIPFVIADTGLIFPEKDGEALAKSIQTLLDNPSCAQELGQRGYQRVMTNYTNKALAQKQLDFYQQLLPR; this is encoded by the coding sequence ATGAGAATTTTAGTCGCTAGTCATACCTATGTCGTTGATCTCAACTGTGAGAAACTGCGCGCCCTGACAAGATTAAATCCCAATATTGAAGTTACTATTGTTGTTCCCCAACGTTGGCAACCGGGAGGAGTCCAAAATAAAATCATTGAAAGTCAACCGAAAATAGCCGACAATTTCCGAGTTATTCCTATCTCTAATTTTAGCCAGAATAACCAAGCTTTATTAACTTTTGGCAATGATATAATTCCTTTATTGCAAAAATTTAGACCCGATATTATTCAGGTGGAACAGGGTTCTAAATCTCTCGGTTATGCACAATTTATTACTCTGAATCGTCTCTTAAATCTCCGGGCTAAAAATGTATTTTTTACTTGGTGGAATCTTCCCTATACTCCTAAATTTCCCATCTCTTGGTTAGAAGCTTATAACCTGAAAAATACCGATGGTTTAATCGCTGGTAATCAGGACGGGGTAGATGTTTTAAAAGAACGGGGTTACAGGGGTAAATACACCGTTTTACCACAATTAGGAGTGGATGAAGTTCTTTTTTCCCCCAGCAAGCAACCCGATTTAGCCCGCTCTTTAGGCATTGAAAGCGATGAATTTGTGATTGGTTTTGTCGGTCGTTTTGTGGAAGAGAAAGGCATTCTAACGCTGATTAAAGCTGTAACTAAATTAACAGGTAAGTGGAAGTTATTATTGTTAGGTCGGGGCATCCTGAAAGATAAAATAGTCAGCGAAGCTACAGCCGCAGGAATAAGCGATCGCTTGATGATAGTGGAAAGTGTTCCCCACGATCAAGTAGTTAATTATATTAACCTGATGAACACTTTAGTTTTGCCTTCAGAAATCACCTATCAGGTCAAAACCTTAACGGCCGTCGGTTGGAAAGAACAATTCGGTCATGTCTTAATTGAAGCTATGGCCTGTCAGGTTCCTGTTATTGGTTCTGATTCAGGAGAAATTCCCTTTGTTATTGCTGATACGGGTTTAATTTTTCCCGAAAAAGATGGGGAAGCACTGGCTAAATCTATACAAACTCTCTTAGATAATCCCAGCTGCGCTCAAGAATTAGGCCAGAGGGGTTATCAGAGAGTAATGACCAATTATACTAATAAAGCCCTCGCTCAAAAACAATTGGATTTCTATCAACAATTACTCCCTCGGTGA
- the adhE gene encoding bifunctional acetaldehyde-CoA/alcohol dehydrogenase produces MTVTNRQELEELIQQVKKAQQQFANYSQEQVDFIFKKAALAANSARIPLAKMAVQETEMGVIEDKVIKNHFASEIIYNKYKQEKTCGIIEEDKSFGLQKIAEPVGILAGIVPTTNPTSTAIFKALIALKTRNGIIFSPHPRAKDCTIAAAKIVLEAAVKAGAPAGIIGWIDQPSVELSQALMQHPCINLILATGGPSMVKAAYSSGRPSLGVGAGNTPALIDETAHIKMAVSSIILSKTFDNGMICASEQSVIVVDSIYEEVRQEFIDRGAYLLSPEEREKVVGILLKDGHINPDIVGQPVEKLAAMAGISVPEDTRLLIAEVENIGLEEPFSYEKLSPILAMYRAKDFEDGIKKAEKLVLFAGRGHTAVLYTAPSNRENIKRFEDNVETARVLINTPSSQGAIGDIYNFRLDPSLTLGCGTWGGNSISENVEPTHLLNIKTVAERRENMLWFRVPPKVYFKYGALPIAIRELAGKKRAFIVTDKPLFDLGVTAALEEVLEEIGITVNIFYDVEPDPSLETVERGLNVINTFNPDVIIAIGGGSPMDAAKIIWLLYEHPEIEFESLAMRFMDIRKRVYELPPLGEKALMVCIPTTSGTGSEVTPFAVVTDRRNNIKYPLADYALTPSMAIVDPELVLNMPKKLTAYGGIDALTHALESYVSVLASEYTNALAQDAIRLLFKYLPSSYHNGAKDPKAREKVHYAATMAGMAFANGFLGICHSMAHQLGAIFHIPHGLANALMISHVILYNATDAPFKQATFSQYKYPNVKWRYARIAHSLGLGGESETESVERLVLAIECLKREIGIPASIKEVIPESEAEFMAKLDHLAEQAFDDQCTGANPRYPLIEDLKNLLIQAYHGNLPLEVAVNGHGDVSLADLKLDPQPLSL; encoded by the coding sequence ATGACAGTTACCAATAGACAAGAGCTAGAAGAACTGATTCAACAGGTGAAAAAAGCTCAACAACAATTTGCCAACTATAGCCAAGAACAAGTGGATTTCATCTTCAAAAAAGCGGCGTTAGCAGCCAATAGCGCTCGCATTCCCCTAGCTAAAATGGCCGTACAAGAGACAGAGATGGGAGTAATAGAGGATAAAGTGATTAAAAACCATTTTGCCTCAGAAATCATTTATAACAAGTACAAACAGGAAAAAACCTGCGGCATTATCGAAGAAGATAAATCCTTTGGTTTGCAAAAAATCGCCGAACCCGTGGGCATTTTAGCGGGGATCGTACCCACCACAAATCCCACCTCCACAGCCATTTTTAAAGCCCTAATTGCCCTGAAAACCCGCAACGGCATCATTTTTTCCCCCCATCCACGAGCCAAAGACTGCACCATCGCGGCGGCCAAAATTGTCTTGGAAGCGGCCGTGAAAGCGGGAGCGCCGGCCGGTATTATTGGTTGGATCGATCAGCCATCGGTGGAACTTTCCCAAGCATTAATGCAACATCCCTGCATTAATTTAATCCTCGCTACCGGCGGCCCCAGTATGGTAAAAGCGGCCTATTCTTCGGGAAGACCTTCCTTAGGAGTCGGCGCTGGCAATACCCCCGCTTTAATTGACGAAACCGCTCACATAAAAATGGCCGTTTCCTCGATTATTCTCAGTAAAACCTTCGATAACGGCATGATTTGCGCCTCCGAACAATCGGTGATCGTTGTCGATAGCATCTATGAGGAAGTTCGACAGGAATTTATTGATCGCGGGGCCTATCTTCTTTCCCCCGAAGAAAGGGAAAAAGTCGTCGGGATTCTCCTAAAAGATGGTCATATTAACCCCGATATCGTCGGGCAACCGGTGGAAAAATTAGCCGCCATGGCCGGAATTTCCGTTCCCGAAGATACCCGATTACTAATCGCAGAAGTAGAAAATATCGGTTTAGAAGAACCATTTTCCTACGAAAAACTCTCGCCAATTTTAGCTATGTACCGAGCTAAAGACTTTGAAGATGGGATAAAAAAAGCCGAAAAACTGGTCTTATTTGCCGGTCGAGGTCATACGGCCGTGCTTTATACCGCACCCTCCAATCGGGAAAATATTAAGCGCTTTGAAGACAACGTAGAAACGGCCCGGGTATTAATCAATACCCCTTCCTCCCAAGGTGCGATTGGTGATATCTATAACTTCCGTCTCGATCCTAGTTTAACCCTCGGTTGTGGCACTTGGGGCGGTAATTCCATCAGCGAAAACGTCGAACCTACCCACCTATTAAATATTAAAACCGTAGCCGAGCGCCGGGAAAATATGCTTTGGTTCCGAGTACCACCAAAAGTATATTTTAAATACGGAGCATTACCGATCGCTATTCGGGAATTAGCCGGCAAAAAACGGGCCTTTATTGTCACCGATAAACCTCTTTTTGACCTAGGAGTTACCGCAGCTTTAGAGGAAGTTTTAGAAGAAATCGGCATCACGGTTAATATCTTTTATGATGTGGAACCCGATCCTTCCCTAGAAACCGTCGAACGGGGGTTAAATGTGATTAATACCTTCAATCCCGATGTGATTATCGCTATCGGTGGCGGTTCCCCGATGGATGCAGCCAAAATCATCTGGCTACTCTACGAGCATCCAGAGATAGAATTCGAGAGCTTGGCCATGCGTTTTATGGATATCCGCAAACGAGTCTATGAATTGCCCCCTTTAGGTGAAAAAGCTCTGATGGTTTGCATTCCCACCACTTCGGGAACAGGATCGGAAGTGACTCCCTTCGCTGTCGTGACCGATCGCCGTAATAATATTAAGTATCCTCTGGCAGATTATGCCCTAACTCCCAGCATGGCCATCGTCGATCCGGAATTAGTGCTGAATATGCCGAAAAAATTAACAGCCTACGGCGGAATTGACGCTTTAACTCACGCTCTTGAGTCCTACGTCTCGGTTTTAGCCTCAGAGTACACCAATGCTCTTGCTCAAGATGCCATCCGACTGCTGTTTAAATACCTGCCCAGTTCCTATCATAACGGAGCTAAAGACCCGAAAGCGCGGGAAAAAGTCCATTATGCGGCGACAATGGCAGGAATGGCCTTCGCTAATGGCTTTTTAGGCATCTGTCACTCCATGGCCCACCAATTGGGGGCAATTTTCCATATTCCCCACGGTCTCGCCAATGCCTTGATGATTTCCCACGTCATCCTCTATAATGCCACCGATGCCCCCTTTAAACAGGCCACCTTCTCTCAGTACAAATATCCTAACGTAAAATGGCGCTATGCCAGGATCGCCCATTCCCTGGGATTGGGAGGAGAAAGCGAGACCGAAAGTGTGGAAAGATTGGTATTAGCGATCGAATGTTTAAAACGGGAAATCGGTATTCCGGCCAGTATTAAAGAGGTAATTCCCGAAAGTGAAGCCGAATTTATGGCCAAATTAGACCATTTAGCTGAACAAGCTTTCGATGATCAGTGTACCGGAGCCAATCCCCGTTATCCCCTGATCGAGGACTTAAAAAACCTGTTAATCCAAGCTTATCACGGCAATTTGCCCCTAGAGGTGGCGGTAAATGGTCACGGTGATGTCAGTCTTGCCGATTTGAAGTTAGATCCGCAACCCTTGAGCTTGTAA
- the gloB gene encoding hydroxyacylglutathione hydrolase translates to MEIERLNALSDNYIFLLYDRAQKIAAVVDPAEPEPVFRRLEALQVDLVAIFNTHHHGDHVGANQALINRYPHLCVYGGKEDRGRIPGQQLFLEEGDRVEFAGRRAEVFFVPGHTRAHIAYYFPPVNPGDYGELFCGDTLFSGGCGRLFEGTPGQMVASLTKLRSLPDQTRVWCAHEYTLNNLKFALTVDPNNAALQQRYREVAKNRAEDIPTIPAILGTEKLTNPFLRWDSPALAMTMDSSEPVQVFARLRGKKDNF, encoded by the coding sequence ATGGAGATCGAACGTCTTAACGCCCTTTCCGATAATTATATTTTCCTCCTCTACGATCGCGCGCAAAAAATCGCAGCCGTGGTGGATCCAGCCGAACCTGAACCCGTTTTCAGGCGATTAGAGGCTTTACAGGTGGATTTAGTCGCTATTTTCAATACCCATCACCACGGCGACCATGTGGGGGCTAATCAGGCTTTAATTAATCGTTATCCCCATCTTTGTGTTTATGGGGGAAAGGAGGATCGCGGTCGCATTCCGGGCCAGCAGCTGTTTTTAGAGGAGGGGGACCGGGTGGAATTTGCCGGTCGCCGGGCCGAGGTTTTCTTTGTCCCCGGCCACACTCGCGCTCATATTGCCTATTATTTTCCCCCGGTTAACCCCGGAGATTACGGCGAGTTATTCTGTGGTGATACCCTGTTTTCTGGGGGTTGTGGTCGTTTATTTGAGGGAACCCCGGGGCAAATGGTGGCTTCTTTAACTAAATTGCGATCGCTGCCTGACCAGACCAGGGTTTGGTGCGCTCACGAATATACGTTAAATAATTTAAAGTTTGCCTTGACAGTTGACCCTAATAATGCTGCTCTGCAGCAGCGTTATCGGGAAGTGGCGAAAAATCGCGCTGAAGATATTCCCACGATTCCGGCAATTTTGGGGACGGAAAAGCTGACTAATCCTTTTTTGCGCTGGGATAGTCCCGCTTTGGCCATGACCATGGATAGCAGCGAACCAGTACAAGTGTTTGCACGCCTGCGGGGGAAAAAAGATAATTTTTAG
- a CDS encoding M48 family metallopeptidase: MRPIFSRFWLLTIISVLLTLSIGIVNPQPSFGRSWMDLLFRGVQVIQLATISPQQEVALGRQINQGLLESGKIQLSKDARINQYVQEIGQRLAATSDRPDLPYTFQVVRDNSINAFATMGGFVYLHTGLIKTADNEAELASVIAHEIGHIVGRHSITQLRNTALAQGLLSAAGLDTKTWVQLGVNLAYNLPNSRKDELEADRLGLNNLAEAGYAATAMISFMGKLAQQGGSTPAILSTHPATGDRILSLQKQLNSVNNKQNQGLDENYYQLQIRSLQ, translated from the coding sequence ATGCGCCCTATTTTCTCCCGTTTTTGGCTATTAACAATCATTTCTGTGCTGCTCACCCTGAGTATCGGGATTGTCAATCCCCAACCCAGTTTCGGGCGCTCGTGGATGGATTTACTCTTTCGCGGTGTGCAAGTTATTCAACTCGCCACTATTTCTCCTCAGCAGGAAGTCGCCCTCGGTAGGCAGATCAATCAGGGTTTATTAGAATCAGGTAAGATACAACTGTCCAAAGATGCCAGAATTAACCAATATGTCCAAGAAATCGGGCAGCGATTAGCGGCAACTAGCGATCGCCCTGACCTTCCCTACACTTTTCAAGTGGTGCGCGACAATAGCATTAACGCCTTCGCTACTATGGGCGGATTTGTCTATTTACACACGGGATTGATTAAAACGGCTGATAATGAGGCAGAATTAGCCAGTGTTATTGCCCATGAAATCGGCCATATCGTCGGTCGTCATTCTATCACCCAATTACGCAATACTGCCCTCGCCCAAGGACTTCTCAGCGCGGCGGGATTAGACACAAAAACTTGGGTACAATTGGGAGTCAATCTCGCCTATAATCTGCCCAATAGTCGCAAGGATGAATTAGAAGCGGACCGACTGGGTTTAAACAATCTAGCTGAGGCTGGTTATGCAGCCACGGCGATGATCTCCTTTATGGGAAAATTAGCACAACAGGGGGGTTCTACCCCCGCAATTCTCAGCACCCATCCTGCTACAGGCGATCGCATTTTGTCCCTGCAAAAACAGCTTAATTCGGTTAATAACAAGCAGAATCAAGGTTTAGACGAGAATTATTACCAATTGCAGATACGTTCTCTCCAGTAA
- a CDS encoding DUF4164 family protein: MSNETVTYSLESVLKEIKDSIKEVNQKIDTLQQDVNQKFDSLQKDFNQKFDSLQKDFNQKFDSLQKDVNQKFDSLQKDLNQKFEKIDERLTKLEVGQAKLTEKVDGMDRRLEKVEGTQKNQVWTLIILLGGAIGTAAWRSFFSGNP; this comes from the coding sequence ATGTCTAACGAAACCGTTACTTATAGTCTTGAATCCGTCCTCAAGGAAATCAAAGACAGCATCAAGGAAGTTAACCAAAAAATCGATACCTTGCAACAAGATGTTAACCAGAAATTTGATAGCCTACAGAAGGATTTTAACCAGAAATTTGATAGCCTACAGAAGGATTTTAACCAGAAATTTGATAGCCTACAGAAGGATGTTAATCAGAAATTTGACAGCCTACAGAAGGATCTTAACCAGAAATTTGAGAAAATCGACGAACGGTTAACTAAGCTAGAGGTAGGACAGGCAAAACTAACTGAGAAAGTCGATGGGATGGATAGAAGACTAGAAAAGGTGGAAGGAACCCAAAAAAATCAAGTTTGGACGTTAATTATTCTTTTAGGAGGAGCGATCGGAACAGCAGCCTGGCGCTCTTTCTTTTCTGGCAATCCTTAG
- a CDS encoding sigma-70 family RNA polymerase sigma factor yields MIEVITDKQTIVSDRELILKCQRGDRGAFRHLYRLYQPKIRSTLYQLCGQEFLEDFVQEVFLRVWHGLPKLRSPEYFSTWVYRITWNVAIDGRRQLAKRQMRIAKSTDEENSLDSESRPQDSPDLMQLHYEEVVRQGLEILSLEHRAVLVLHDLEDLPQKEIAQILEIPLGTVKSRLHYARKTMGQFLQKQGVL; encoded by the coding sequence ATGATCGAGGTGATAACCGATAAGCAAACAATTGTGAGCGATCGAGAGTTAATTTTAAAATGTCAAAGGGGTGATCGGGGTGCTTTTCGTCACCTTTACCGTCTTTATCAACCAAAAATCCGCTCTACTCTCTATCAACTCTGTGGACAGGAATTCCTAGAGGATTTTGTCCAGGAGGTATTTTTAAGAGTGTGGCACGGGTTGCCGAAATTGCGTTCACCCGAATACTTTTCCACTTGGGTTTATCGGATCACTTGGAATGTGGCGATCGATGGTCGGCGACAATTAGCCAAAAGACAAATGAGGATCGCCAAAAGCACTGATGAGGAAAACTCCCTTGATAGCGAATCCCGTCCCCAAGATAGTCCTGATTTGATGCAATTGCATTATGAGGAAGTAGTCCGACAAGGGTTAGAAATTCTCAGTTTAGAACATCGCGCTGTCCTTGTCCTTCACGATCTAGAAGACTTACCCCAAAAGGAAATCGCCCAAATCTTAGAAATTCCCCTCGGTACGGTGAAATCACGCCTTCATTATGCGCGTAAAACCATGGGTCAATTTTTGCAAAAACAAGGAGTTCTCTAA
- a CDS encoding NAD-dependent epimerase/dehydratase family protein produces the protein MRVLVIGGDGYCGWATALHLSNIGYEVGILDSLVRRYWDLQLGCDTLTPIAPISHRIQRWQDLTGKSIDLFVGDINDYDFLIQSLRQFQPDTIVHFGEQRSAPFSMIDREHAVLTQVNNVVGNLNILYAMKEEFPEAHLVKLGTMGEYGTPNIDIEEGYITIEHNGRKDTLPYPKQPGSMYHLSKVHDSHNIHFACRMWGLKATDLNQGVVYGVLTEETGMDEMLINRLDYDGVFGTALNRFCIQAAIGHPLTVYGKGGQTRGFLDIRDTVRCLELAIANPAQSGEFRVFNQFTELFSVGDLALMVKKAGSALGLNVEINNLDNPRIELEEHYFNAKNTKLLDLGLQPHYLSDSLLDSLLNFATKYKNRVEMNHILPKVTWKR, from the coding sequence ATGAGAGTTTTGGTTATTGGCGGAGACGGCTATTGTGGTTGGGCAACGGCACTCCATCTATCAAATATAGGTTACGAAGTAGGCATACTTGATAGTTTAGTTCGTCGCTATTGGGACTTACAATTAGGCTGCGATACCTTAACACCGATCGCACCCATATCTCATCGGATTCAACGCTGGCAAGATCTAACGGGAAAATCGATCGATCTTTTTGTCGGGGATATTAATGACTACGACTTTCTGATTCAATCCCTGCGACAGTTTCAACCAGACACCATTGTTCACTTCGGAGAACAGAGATCTGCACCCTTCTCCATGATCGATCGCGAACACGCAGTTTTAACCCAAGTTAACAACGTGGTTGGCAATTTAAACATCCTCTACGCGATGAAAGAGGAATTTCCCGAAGCGCACCTAGTGAAACTGGGAACCATGGGTGAGTATGGCACACCGAATATAGATATTGAAGAAGGCTACATCACGATCGAACATAACGGTCGTAAGGATACTTTACCCTATCCCAAACAGCCCGGCAGTATGTACCATCTCAGCAAAGTCCACGATAGCCATAATATCCATTTTGCCTGTCGAATGTGGGGTTTAAAAGCCACAGATCTCAATCAAGGGGTGGTTTATGGAGTCCTCACCGAAGAAACGGGAATGGATGAGATGTTAATTAACCGTCTCGATTACGATGGGGTTTTTGGTACTGCTTTAAACCGTTTTTGTATTCAAGCGGCGATCGGTCATCCCCTAACAGTGTACGGTAAAGGTGGTCAAACGCGAGGATTTTTAGATATCCGCGATACCGTGCGTTGTTTGGAATTAGCGATCGCTAATCCCGCTCAATCGGGGGAATTTCGCGTTTTTAACCAATTTACCGAACTGTTTAGCGTCGGTGACTTGGCACTGATGGTGAAAAAAGCTGGTTCTGCATTAGGGTTAAATGTGGAGATTAACAATCTTGACAACCCGCGCATCGAGTTAGAGGAACATTATTTTAACGCTAAAAACACGAAATTACTCGACCTAGGCCTACAACCTCACTATCTCTCCGATTCTCTCCTCGATTCCCTCCTAAACTTCGCCACCAAGTATAAAAATCGGGTAGAGATGAATCATATCCTACCAAAAGTCACTTGGAAACGATAA